A stretch of Enterobacter cloacae complex sp. ECNIH7 DNA encodes these proteins:
- a CDS encoding DUF1107 domain-containing protein, with product MKIFQRYNPLQVAKYVKILFRGRLYIKDVGAFEFDKGKILVPKVKDKQHLSVMSEVNRQVMRLQTEMA from the coding sequence ATGAAAATTTTCCAACGCTACAACCCGCTTCAGGTGGCGAAGTACGTGAAGATCCTGTTCCGTGGACGGTTGTATATCAAGGATGTTGGCGCTTTTGAGTTTGATAAGGGCAAGATCCTTGTCCCAAAAGTGAAGGACAAACAGCACCTGTCTGTGATGTCCGAAGTCAACCGTCAGGTTATGCGTCTGCAGACTGAGATGGCTTAA
- a CDS encoding winged helix-turn-helix transcriptional regulator: MKTTIPTLSELVRDGNLFAEQCPSREVLKHVTSRWGVLILLALRQGTHRFSDLRRKMGGVSEKMLSQSLQALELDGFVDRMSYPVVPPHVEYSLTPMGIEVSEKVAALADWIEVNTPKVMANRDDRAA, translated from the coding sequence ATGAAAACAACGATACCGACGCTCAGCGAACTCGTGCGCGATGGCAATCTTTTCGCGGAACAGTGCCCTTCACGCGAAGTGCTCAAACACGTTACCAGCCGCTGGGGCGTTCTCATTCTGCTGGCTCTGCGCCAGGGAACGCATCGCTTTAGCGATCTGCGCCGTAAAATGGGCGGGGTGAGCGAAAAGATGCTGTCCCAGTCACTCCAGGCGCTGGAGCTGGACGGGTTTGTCGATCGCATGTCGTATCCGGTGGTGCCGCCGCACGTAGAGTATAGTCTGACGCCGATGGGGATTGAGGTGAGCGAGAAGGTCGCCGCGCTGGCGGACTGGATTGAGGTGAATACGCCGAAGGTGATGGCGAATCGGGACGATCGTGCGGCTTAA
- a CDS encoding Gfo/Idh/MocA family protein: MLNVAIVGTGNISHNHIQGYLQFGQRCRIVALVDIYPEKAHEKKTRYGLTDARVYDSHQQMLASEPDIDIVDVCTPPYVHAEIGIDALNAGCHVLCEKPMAASLEECDAMIAAQQASGKTLAIIAQNRFTDAFWRLKAALDSGLAGKICHAQVDSFWWRGHCYYDLWWRGTWEKEGGGCTLNHAVHHIDAIQWMLGFPSEVVAMMTNVAHDNAEVEDLSAAIFKYPSGALTQLTASVVHHGEDQKMIIQGDKARISAPWQAFASVSADNGFPQEIHDQQREAQLDAVFQQTPKLEWTLHAGQIDDLLYAIEHGTAPLVDGLQGKRSLELITAIYKSAITRSVVSLPIQRDDPFYRTGGTNALAPRFYEKSASVANFSEVGAIPLGKDLD; encoded by the coding sequence ATGTTAAATGTCGCTATTGTGGGAACAGGGAATATCTCGCATAACCATATTCAGGGTTATTTGCAGTTTGGCCAGCGCTGCCGGATCGTCGCGCTGGTAGATATCTACCCGGAAAAAGCCCACGAGAAAAAAACGCGCTACGGCCTGACGGACGCCCGCGTGTATGACAGCCACCAGCAGATGCTGGCATCAGAGCCGGATATTGACATCGTCGATGTCTGCACGCCGCCCTACGTCCACGCAGAGATCGGCATTGATGCCCTGAACGCGGGCTGCCACGTGCTGTGCGAAAAACCGATGGCCGCCTCGCTGGAGGAGTGCGACGCGATGATCGCCGCGCAACAGGCCAGCGGCAAAACGCTCGCCATCATTGCACAGAACCGCTTTACCGATGCCTTCTGGCGTCTGAAAGCAGCGCTCGATTCCGGCCTCGCGGGAAAAATCTGTCATGCGCAGGTGGATTCGTTCTGGTGGCGCGGACACTGCTACTACGACCTGTGGTGGCGCGGTACCTGGGAAAAAGAGGGTGGCGGCTGCACCCTTAACCACGCGGTACACCACATCGACGCCATTCAGTGGATGCTCGGCTTCCCGTCCGAAGTGGTGGCGATGATGACCAACGTGGCGCACGACAACGCGGAAGTTGAAGACCTCAGCGCCGCGATCTTCAAATACCCCAGCGGTGCCCTCACCCAGCTAACCGCCTCGGTCGTGCATCACGGCGAAGATCAGAAAATGATCATTCAGGGCGATAAAGCGCGTATCTCCGCGCCGTGGCAGGCTTTTGCCAGCGTCAGCGCCGATAACGGCTTCCCGCAGGAAATCCACGATCAGCAGCGAGAAGCGCAGCTCGACGCGGTGTTTCAGCAGACGCCGAAGCTCGAATGGACGCTGCACGCCGGGCAGATCGACGACCTGCTTTACGCCATCGAGCACGGCACGGCGCCGCTGGTGGATGGCCTGCAGGGCAAACGCTCGCTGGAGCTGATTACCGCGATCTATAAATCCGCCATTACCCGCAGCGTGGTCTCGCTGCCGATTCAGCGCGATGACCCGTTTTACCGCACCGGCGGGACGAACGCCCTCGCCCCTCGTTTTTATGAAAAATCCGCAAGCGTCGCCAACTTCAGCGAAGTGGGCGCGATTCCCCTTGGCAAAGATCTGGACTAA
- the cysQ gene encoding 3'(2'),5'-bisphosphate nucleotidase CysQ, whose protein sequence is MLDKICQLARDAGDAIMQVYDGSKPMEVVSKADDSPVTAADIAAHKVILKGLQALTPDIPVLSEEAPQSWDERQHWQRYWLVDPLDGTKEFIKRNGEFTVNIALIEKGKAVLGVVYAPVMKVMYSAAEGKAWKEECGVRKQIQVRDARPPLVVISRSHSDSELQEYLQQLGEHQTTSIGSSLKFCLVAEGHAQLYPRFGPTNVWDTAAGHAVAVAAGAHVHDWQGKPLDYTPRESFLNPGFRVSIY, encoded by the coding sequence ATGCTAGATAAAATTTGTCAGCTCGCACGGGATGCGGGAGATGCTATCATGCAGGTATATGACGGCAGTAAACCTATGGAGGTGGTCAGCAAAGCCGACGACTCTCCGGTCACGGCGGCGGATATCGCGGCGCATAAGGTGATCCTGAAAGGGTTACAGGCCTTAACGCCGGACATCCCCGTTCTGTCAGAAGAAGCGCCGCAAAGCTGGGACGAGCGCCAGCACTGGCAGCGCTACTGGCTGGTCGATCCGCTGGACGGGACAAAAGAGTTCATCAAGCGCAACGGTGAATTCACCGTCAATATCGCCCTGATTGAGAAGGGCAAAGCGGTGCTGGGCGTGGTCTACGCGCCGGTAATGAAGGTGATGTACAGCGCTGCAGAAGGGAAGGCGTGGAAGGAAGAGTGCGGCGTGCGCAAGCAGATCCAGGTGCGCGATGCGCGTCCGCCGCTGGTGGTGATTAGCCGCTCGCACAGCGACAGCGAACTGCAGGAGTATCTGCAGCAGCTGGGTGAACACCAGACCACCTCGATTGGCTCATCGCTGAAATTCTGCCTGGTGGCGGAAGGCCATGCGCAGCTCTACCCTCGCTTTGGGCCAACCAACGTCTGGGATACCGCGGCAGGTCATGCCGTTGCCGTGGCCGCCGGGGCGCATGTTCATGACTGGCAGGGCAAGCCGCTTGACTATACCCCGCGTGAATCCTTCCTCAACCCCGGCTTCCGCGTCTCTATCTACTGA
- a CDS encoding MFS transporter, translated as MVKPTERRVGYGVALGYGVTDLFGGGAFAVIGTWLLFFYTTYCGLSVIEAGSIFAIARVIDALLSPIMGYITDNFGDTWLGRKFGRRRFFLLLSSPLMFLYALLWLTDMGYWYYLGTYLSIELLSAMVLVPWETLAAEMTNRYEERSRLSGVRMICSQLGGFLAVSVPGVIMHFTGKDNPFTYTLTGLIFSCVFCIAVFITWYTTWEAKDVQQESSFKVDNQRSGGLLNHLKYLVLDLFSSFRIRAFRLHIIIYIFSFTAMDVFGSVFTYYVVYCLSQDASAVSGWLSIAAFASVPGTYGFMLLLNRLNITPSAALRLSYGCIFLVLAFLFTVYLTKTQVPPLLFSALFILLGAARSGLYYIPWNIYSFIPDIDEIVTQQRREGIFAGVMVLTRKSTVAIAIMIIGLVLQESGFVKGSGAQPESALGAIIGLMIFATAALLAVSFFTTYRFRLTRETHRLLLKEIARRKLGGDYLDCDARTRVVIKQLTGYEYDQVWGGDATRRAVGDVRLSAVK; from the coding sequence ATGGTCAAACCTACTGAACGTAGAGTGGGTTACGGCGTGGCGCTGGGCTACGGCGTAACCGATCTGTTTGGCGGAGGGGCGTTCGCCGTTATCGGCACCTGGCTGCTCTTTTTTTACACCACCTATTGCGGGCTCTCGGTTATTGAAGCGGGGTCTATATTCGCTATTGCCCGCGTCATTGATGCGCTATTAAGCCCGATTATGGGCTATATCACGGATAATTTCGGGGATACCTGGCTCGGGCGTAAATTTGGCCGTCGCCGCTTCTTTTTATTACTCAGTTCGCCGCTCATGTTTTTGTATGCCCTGCTATGGCTGACGGACATGGGTTACTGGTACTACCTGGGCACCTACCTCTCTATTGAGCTGCTGTCGGCGATGGTGCTGGTGCCCTGGGAGACCCTGGCGGCGGAGATGACAAACCGCTATGAAGAGCGAAGCCGCCTGTCCGGCGTGCGCATGATCTGCTCCCAGCTGGGCGGTTTTCTTGCGGTTTCCGTTCCGGGCGTGATTATGCATTTCACGGGGAAAGATAATCCGTTTACCTATACCCTCACCGGGCTGATATTTTCCTGCGTGTTCTGCATTGCGGTGTTTATTACCTGGTACACCACCTGGGAAGCGAAGGATGTGCAGCAGGAATCCAGTTTTAAAGTGGACAACCAGCGCAGCGGCGGGCTACTCAATCACCTTAAATATCTGGTGCTGGATCTCTTTTCCTCCTTTCGTATTCGCGCGTTCCGCCTGCATATTATTATTTATATCTTTTCGTTCACGGCGATGGACGTATTTGGGTCGGTCTTCACCTATTATGTCGTGTATTGCCTCAGCCAGGACGCCTCGGCGGTTTCCGGCTGGCTGAGTATTGCAGCCTTTGCCTCAGTACCAGGTACTTATGGATTTATGCTGCTATTGAACCGGCTGAACATCACGCCATCTGCCGCCCTGCGGCTCTCCTACGGCTGTATCTTCCTGGTGCTGGCCTTCCTGTTTACGGTCTACCTCACTAAAACGCAGGTACCGCCCCTGCTGTTCTCCGCGCTCTTTATTCTGCTCGGTGCCGCCCGCTCTGGCCTCTACTATATTCCGTGGAATATCTACAGCTTCATTCCGGATATTGACGAGATAGTGACCCAGCAGCGCCGCGAAGGGATTTTTGCCGGGGTGATGGTTCTGACCCGCAAGAGCACCGTGGCGATTGCCATCATGATTATTGGCCTGGTGCTGCAGGAGTCCGGCTTTGTGAAGGGCAGCGGCGCACAGCCTGAAAGCGCGCTGGGGGCGATTATCGGCCTGATGATCTTCGCGACGGCAGCCCTGCTGGCGGTCAGTTTCTTTACCACCTACAGGTTCAGGCTCACCCGTGAGACGCACAGGCTGCTCCTGAAGGAGATAGCACGTCGTAAGCTAGGTGGTGATTACCTCGACTGCGACGCCAGAACTCGCGTGGTGATTAAGCAGCTCACGGGCTATGAATACGATCAGGTATGGGGAGGCGATGCAACCCGTCGGGCAGTGGGCGATGTCCGCCTGTCTGCCGTGAAATAA
- a CDS encoding hemolysin family protein: MLNSILVILCLIAVSAFFSISEISLAASRKIKLKLLADEGNINATRILKMQENPGMFFTVVQIGLNAVAILGGIVGDAAFSPAFYSLFVKYMSVELAEQLSFILSFSLVTGLFILFADLTPKRIGMIAPEAVALRIINPMRFCLYVFRPLVWFFNGLANVIFRIFKLPMVRKDDITSDDIYAVVEAGALAGVLRKQEHELIENVFELESRTVPSSMTGRESIIWFDLHEDEQSLKNKVAQHPHSKFLVCNEDIDHIIGYVDSKDLLNRVLANQSLALNSGVQIRNTLIVPDTLTLSEALESFKTAGEDFAVIMNEYALVVGIITLNDVMTTLMGDLVGQGLEEQIVQRDDNSWLIDGGTPIEDVMRVLDIDEFPQSGNYETIGGFMMFMLRKIPKRTDSVKFSGYKFEVVDIDNYRIDQLLVTRIDNKPTVLVPKLPDAEEKVSA; encoded by the coding sequence ATGTTAAACAGTATTTTAGTAATACTTTGTCTGATTGCCGTCAGCGCGTTTTTCTCGATATCTGAGATCTCGCTGGCCGCGTCCCGTAAAATCAAACTGAAGCTGCTTGCCGATGAAGGCAACATCAATGCCACCCGCATCCTGAAAATGCAGGAAAACCCCGGGATGTTCTTCACCGTGGTGCAGATTGGCCTCAACGCGGTCGCCATTCTCGGCGGTATCGTGGGTGATGCGGCGTTTTCCCCGGCGTTTTATAGTCTGTTTGTTAAGTACATGTCCGTTGAACTGGCCGAACAGCTCAGCTTTATCCTCTCCTTCTCGCTGGTAACCGGCCTGTTCATCCTCTTTGCAGACCTGACCCCGAAACGCATCGGTATGATTGCGCCAGAAGCTGTGGCTTTGCGTATCATCAACCCGATGCGCTTCTGTCTGTACGTGTTTCGTCCGCTGGTGTGGTTCTTCAACGGCCTGGCGAACGTGATTTTCCGCATCTTTAAGCTGCCTATGGTGCGTAAAGACGACATCACCTCTGACGACATTTATGCGGTCGTGGAAGCCGGCGCGCTGGCCGGGGTGCTGCGCAAGCAGGAGCACGAGCTGATTGAGAACGTGTTCGAACTGGAATCCCGTACCGTACCGTCTTCCATGACGGGCCGTGAAAGCATTATCTGGTTCGATTTACATGAAGATGAGCAGAGCCTGAAGAACAAAGTGGCGCAGCATCCGCACTCTAAGTTCCTGGTCTGTAATGAAGATATTGACCACATCATCGGTTACGTCGACTCCAAAGACCTGCTGAACCGCGTGCTGGCAAACCAGAGCCTGGCGCTTAACAGCGGCGTGCAGATCCGTAACACCCTGATTGTGCCGGACACCCTGACGCTCTCAGAAGCGCTGGAAAGTTTCAAAACCGCCGGGGAAGACTTCGCGGTTATCATGAACGAATACGCGCTGGTGGTGGGTATTATCACCCTGAACGACGTGATGACCACGCTGATGGGCGACCTGGTTGGCCAGGGGCTGGAAGAGCAGATTGTTCAGCGTGACGATAATTCATGGCTGATTGATGGCGGCACGCCGATTGAAGACGTGATGCGCGTGCTGGATATCGACGAGTTCCCGCAGTCCGGTAACTACGAGACCATTGGCGGCTTTATGATGTTTATGCTGCGTAAGATCCCGAAACGTACCGACTCGGTGAAGTTCTCCGGCTACAAGTTTGAAGTAGTGGATATTGATAACTACCGCATCGACCAGCTGCTGGTGACGCGCATCGACAACAAACCGACCGTACTGGTGCCAAAGCTGCCGGACGCGGAAGAGAAGGTTTCGGCGTAA
- a CDS encoding Gfo/Idh/MocA family protein — MNKNDGMNYAPVGKPQPVVREGEFVFAAAALDHGHIYGMSNGLIEAGATLKWVYDPDPAKVDKFIQQYPQAKVAESLEVILNDDEVRLVAGAAIPSERCALGLKIMAAGKDYFTDKAPLTTLEQLADAKAMVAKTGRKYAVYYSERLHVESAVFVGQLVQQGAIGRVVQTLGTGPHREGTGRPDWFYDRRYFGGILCDIGSHQIEQFLFYTDNSNATVVASQARNFNHPQHPAFEDFGDATIRGENGASGYFRCDWFTPDGLSTWGDGRLTLLGTEGYIEIRKYVDLTRGEQDVVYLVNKEGEFRYPVAGEVGFPFFGELILDCLHRTENAMTQAHAFKAAELCVKAQMLANATE, encoded by the coding sequence ATGAACAAGAATGACGGAATGAACTACGCCCCGGTGGGCAAACCGCAGCCCGTTGTCAGGGAAGGAGAGTTTGTTTTTGCCGCCGCCGCGCTCGACCACGGCCATATCTACGGGATGAGTAACGGCCTGATAGAAGCCGGGGCCACCCTGAAATGGGTGTACGACCCCGATCCGGCCAAAGTGGACAAATTTATCCAGCAGTACCCGCAGGCAAAAGTGGCAGAGTCGCTGGAGGTGATACTCAACGACGACGAGGTGCGCCTGGTTGCGGGTGCGGCCATCCCTTCCGAGCGCTGCGCGCTGGGGCTGAAAATAATGGCCGCAGGCAAGGACTACTTCACGGATAAAGCGCCGCTCACCACCCTTGAACAGCTGGCCGATGCCAAAGCGATGGTGGCAAAAACCGGGCGGAAATACGCGGTGTACTACAGCGAACGTCTGCACGTGGAGAGCGCGGTATTTGTCGGACAGCTGGTGCAGCAGGGGGCCATTGGCCGCGTCGTGCAAACATTGGGGACAGGCCCGCACCGGGAAGGAACCGGTCGCCCGGACTGGTTCTACGATCGACGCTATTTCGGCGGCATTCTGTGCGACATCGGTAGCCACCAGATTGAGCAATTTCTCTTCTACACGGACAACAGTAACGCCACCGTGGTCGCCAGCCAGGCACGCAATTTCAACCATCCGCAGCATCCGGCATTTGAAGATTTTGGCGACGCAACAATCAGGGGCGAAAACGGTGCCAGCGGTTATTTCCGCTGCGACTGGTTTACGCCGGACGGGCTTTCTACGTGGGGCGACGGCCGCCTGACGCTGCTCGGCACCGAAGGCTATATCGAAATCCGCAAATATGTCGATCTCACCCGCGGCGAGCAGGACGTGGTTTATCTCGTCAATAAGGAGGGAGAATTCCGCTATCCGGTCGCCGGGGAGGTCGGGTTCCCGTTCTTTGGCGAACTGATCCTCGACTGTCTGCATCGAACCGAAAACGCCATGACGCAGGCGCACGCTTTCAAAGCGGCGGAGCTCTGCGTGAAGGCTCAGATGCTGGCCAACGCAACGGAATAA
- a CDS encoding YtfJ family protein, which translates to MTLRNILAAACLLLPLWASAHNIEKGQRVPPVGIADRGELILDNDKFSYKPWNSAQLAGKVRVVQHIAGRTSAKEKNANLVEAIKAAKLPHDRYQTTTIVNTDDAIPGSGMFVRSSLESNKKLYPWSQFIVDSNGVTRKAWQLEEESSAIIVLDKEGRVQWAKDGALTQEEVQQVVDLLHKLLAQ; encoded by the coding sequence ATGACCCTACGTAATATCCTTGCAGCAGCCTGTCTGCTGCTGCCCCTGTGGGCTTCCGCTCACAACATTGAAAAAGGACAACGTGTACCGCCAGTCGGCATTGCTGACCGGGGAGAATTGATTCTCGACAATGATAAGTTTAGCTACAAACCCTGGAATAGCGCGCAGCTCGCGGGCAAAGTGAGAGTTGTACAACATATTGCCGGTCGTACATCCGCAAAAGAGAAAAATGCCAACCTGGTGGAAGCGATCAAGGCCGCAAAACTCCCTCACGACCGCTACCAGACGACCACCATTGTTAACACCGACGACGCCATTCCGGGCTCCGGAATGTTTGTGCGCTCCAGTCTTGAGAGCAATAAAAAGCTCTACCCGTGGTCGCAGTTTATCGTCGACAGCAACGGCGTAACCCGTAAGGCCTGGCAGCTGGAGGAAGAGAGCTCCGCGATTATCGTGCTGGATAAAGAGGGCCGCGTACAGTGGGCGAAAGACGGCGCGTTAACCCAGGAAGAGGTGCAGCAGGTTGTCGACCTGCTGCATAAGCTGCTGGCTCAGTAG
- a CDS encoding bifunctional 2',3'-cyclic-nucleotide 2'-phosphodiesterase/3'-nucleotidase, translating to MIKFSATLLATLIAASAQAATVDLRILETTDLHSNMMDFDYYKDTPTEKFGLVRTASLIDAARGEVKNSVLVDNGDLIQGSPLGDYMATRGLKKGEIHPVYKAMNTLDYTVGNLGNHEFNYGLTYLHDALAGAKFPYVNANIIDVKTQKPLFTPYLIKETNVVDQDGKKQTLKIGYIGFVPPQIMTWDKANLDGKVTVNDITETARKYVPEMREKGADLVVVVAHSGLSADPYQAMAENSVYYLSEVPGVDAILFGHAHAVFPGKDFASIKGADIEKGTLNGVPSVMPGMWGDHLGVVDLVLNNDGGSWKVTQSKAEARPIYDAAAKKSLAAEDKKLVDVLKHDHDATREFVSKPIGKSADNMYSFLALVQDDPTVQVVNMAQKAYAEHFVQGDPDLAKLPVLSAAAPFKVGGRKNDPASYVEVEKGQLTFRNAADLYLYPNTLVVVKATGQEVKEWLECSAGQFNQIDPHSSKPQSLINWDGFRTYNFDVIDGVNYQIDVTQPAKYDGECQAINPQAERIKNLTFNGKAIDPNATFLVVTNNYRAYGGKFAGTGDSHIAFASPDENRSVLAAWISAESKKAGEIHPAVDNNWRLAPIHSDTKLDIRFETSPSDKAAAFIKDKAQYPMKKVATDDIGFAIYQVDLSK from the coding sequence ATGATTAAGTTTAGTGCAACGCTTCTGGCGACGCTGATTGCAGCGAGCGCGCAGGCGGCGACGGTAGATCTGCGTATTCTGGAAACGACCGATCTGCACAGCAACATGATGGACTTCGACTACTACAAAGATACCCCGACGGAAAAATTCGGCCTGGTACGCACGGCAAGCCTGATCGATGCGGCGCGTGGCGAAGTGAAAAACAGCGTGCTGGTCGACAATGGCGATCTGATTCAGGGCAGTCCGCTCGGGGATTACATGGCGACCAGGGGGCTGAAAAAAGGCGAGATCCATCCTGTTTATAAAGCGATGAACACCCTGGACTATACCGTCGGCAACCTCGGTAACCACGAATTCAACTACGGTCTGACATACCTGCACGATGCGCTCGCCGGTGCGAAATTCCCGTACGTTAACGCCAATATCATCGACGTTAAGACGCAAAAGCCGCTCTTTACCCCTTACCTGATTAAAGAGACCAACGTCGTCGACCAGGACGGTAAAAAACAGACGCTGAAAATCGGCTATATCGGCTTTGTGCCGCCGCAGATCATGACGTGGGATAAAGCCAACCTCGACGGCAAAGTGACCGTTAACGACATCACCGAAACCGCGCGGAAATACGTGCCGGAAATGCGCGAAAAAGGCGCCGATCTGGTAGTCGTTGTCGCCCACTCGGGTCTCTCCGCCGATCCGTATCAGGCCATGGCAGAAAACTCCGTTTACTATCTGAGTGAAGTTCCGGGCGTAGACGCGATCCTGTTCGGCCACGCCCACGCGGTCTTCCCGGGCAAAGATTTCGCCAGCATCAAAGGGGCGGACATTGAGAAAGGGACGCTCAACGGCGTGCCGTCGGTGATGCCGGGCATGTGGGGCGACCATCTTGGCGTGGTGGATCTGGTGCTGAATAACGACGGCGGCAGCTGGAAGGTGACGCAGTCAAAAGCCGAAGCGCGCCCGATTTACGACGCTGCGGCTAAAAAATCTCTGGCGGCGGAAGATAAAAAACTGGTCGACGTGCTAAAACACGATCACGACGCCACGCGCGAATTCGTCAGCAAGCCGATCGGCAAATCCGCCGACAACATGTACAGCTTCCTGGCGCTGGTGCAGGACGACCCGACCGTTCAGGTCGTCAACATGGCGCAGAAAGCCTATGCCGAACACTTTGTGCAGGGCGATCCGGATCTGGCAAAACTGCCGGTTCTGTCAGCCGCTGCGCCATTCAAGGTGGGCGGACGTAAGAACGACCCGGCAAGCTATGTTGAAGTCGAAAAGGGCCAGCTGACCTTCCGTAACGCCGCCGATCTCTACCTCTACCCGAACACGCTGGTGGTGGTAAAAGCGACGGGCCAGGAGGTGAAAGAGTGGCTGGAGTGCTCTGCCGGACAGTTTAACCAGATTGACCCGCACAGCAGTAAGCCGCAGTCGCTGATTAACTGGGACGGCTTCCGTACCTATAACTTCGACGTGATCGACGGCGTGAACTACCAGATTGACGTCACCCAGCCGGCGAAATATGACGGCGAGTGTCAGGCGATCAACCCGCAGGCGGAGCGCATCAAAAACCTGACCTTCAACGGCAAGGCGATTGACCCGAATGCCACCTTCCTGGTCGTGACCAATAACTACCGCGCCTACGGCGGTAAGTTTGCCGGTACGGGAGATAGCCACATCGCCTTTGCCTCGCCGGACGAGAACCGCTCGGTGCTGGCGGCGTGGATCAGCGCGGAGTCGAAGAAGGCGGGCGAAATTCATCCGGCAGTGGACAACAACTGGCGTCTCGCGCCGATCCACAGCGATACGAAACTGGATATCCGCTTCGAAACGTCGCCATCCGATAAGGCAGCCGCGTTTATCAAGGATAAAGCCCAGTATCCGATGAAGAAGGTCGCAACGGATGATATTGGGTTCGCGATTTATCAGGTGGATTTGAGCAAGTAA
- a CDS encoding Gfo/Idh/MocA family protein, with protein sequence MTILNTAVIGAGAIHGCHVNALRQMPNVALRALVDIDSGKGLKLAMGYQCHFYQDYREMLLDDAIDVVHICTPHFEHKSMILEALAAGKHVFCEKPVGLNSSELVEITLAAEQAPGLLGVCYQNRFNPTSQGILQALDDGVLGKMLSIKAVLTWSRSGAYYTESPWRGRLATEGGSLLINQAIHTLDLMQWFAGGVTRVKGVVDRGELADVTEGEDSAMATLHFANGARGLFYASNCNTADSPLWLEIHCERGSLLLSDNVLWRITPGERLRLASDNTPDGLVKSYWGLGHEQAIRRFYHAISHPGNAKYTDIREAGKSLTLVEAIYRSSQLRQWIEINK encoded by the coding sequence ATGACGATCCTGAACACGGCGGTTATCGGTGCCGGAGCAATTCACGGCTGCCACGTGAACGCGTTGCGCCAGATGCCCAACGTCGCGCTGCGCGCGCTGGTAGATATCGACAGTGGCAAAGGGCTGAAGCTGGCGATGGGCTATCAGTGTCACTTCTATCAGGATTACCGGGAAATGCTGCTGGATGATGCCATCGACGTGGTCCACATCTGCACGCCGCATTTTGAGCATAAGAGCATGATCCTGGAGGCGCTCGCTGCCGGGAAGCATGTTTTCTGTGAAAAACCGGTGGGGTTGAATAGCAGCGAGCTCGTGGAGATCACCCTCGCCGCGGAACAGGCGCCGGGTCTGCTCGGCGTGTGCTATCAGAACCGGTTCAACCCCACCAGCCAGGGCATTCTCCAGGCGCTGGACGATGGCGTGCTGGGGAAAATGCTCAGCATCAAGGCGGTGCTGACGTGGTCGCGCTCGGGCGCGTACTACACCGAAAGCCCGTGGCGCGGGCGGCTGGCAACGGAAGGCGGCAGCCTGTTGATCAACCAGGCCATCCATACTCTCGACCTGATGCAGTGGTTCGCCGGCGGCGTGACGCGGGTGAAAGGCGTGGTGGACCGCGGCGAGCTGGCGGACGTGACAGAAGGCGAAGACAGCGCGATGGCGACGCTGCATTTTGCCAACGGCGCGCGCGGCCTGTTTTATGCCAGCAACTGCAATACCGCGGACTCCCCCCTCTGGCTTGAAATCCACTGCGAACGGGGCTCGCTGCTGCTCAGCGACAACGTACTCTGGCGCATCACGCCCGGCGAGCGCCTGAGGCTGGCGAGCGATAACACCCCAGACGGTCTGGTTAAAAGCTACTGGGGGCTGGGGCATGAGCAGGCGATCCGCCGTTTTTATCATGCTATTTCCCATCCCGGAAACGCGAAATACACCGACATCCGCGAAGCCGGAAAATCACTCACCCTTGTGGAGGCTATTTATCGCTCATCTCAGTTAAGACAATGGATAGAAATCAATAAGTAG